Proteins from a genomic interval of Trichocoleus desertorum ATA4-8-CV12:
- the crcB gene encoding fluoride efflux transporter CrcB, translating into MLGVLAIAIGAVPGAVSRYYLTEFCKKSFGTDFPYGTFIVNFTGCLLMGFSVTLFMAIPGFPPEADLLVRTGFLGAYTTFSTYGYDTVSLWKNRQKAASLFYWLGSAVLAVVGIVVGRYLATLIVG; encoded by the coding sequence TTGCTGGGTGTTTTAGCTATTGCGATCGGTGCAGTCCCAGGTGCCGTAAGTCGCTATTACTTGACTGAGTTTTGCAAAAAGTCCTTCGGCACAGATTTTCCTTACGGAACTTTTATTGTCAATTTCACGGGCTGTTTATTAATGGGTTTTTCCGTTACTTTGTTTATGGCAATTCCAGGGTTTCCACCAGAAGCAGATTTGTTGGTCAGAACTGGTTTCTTGGGTGCCTATACAACCTTTTCAACTTACGGTTACGATACAGTTTCGCTGTGGAAAAATCGCCAGAAAGCAGCCTCTCTCTTTTATTGGCTAGGTAGTGCAGTTTTGGCGGTAGTTGGTATTGTAGTGGGTCGTTATTTGGCAACCCTAATTGTGGGATAA
- the crcB gene encoding fluoride efflux transporter CrcB produces MQNAFVRTVMAIALGAIPGALGRYFITEITQAAIGKDSYYGTFFINVTGCFMIALFYTLNEKRLESFSPETRLAIATGFCGAYTTFSTYGLETFTQVDQGNGTVALIYWLGSIVFGMLAVQAGILLGNLKSQ; encoded by the coding sequence ATGCAAAATGCTTTTGTTCGTACTGTTATGGCGATCGCCTTAGGTGCAATTCCAGGTGCTTTAGGACGCTACTTTATCACTGAAATCACTCAGGCAGCGATTGGCAAAGATTCCTATTACGGTACATTTTTCATCAACGTAACAGGCTGTTTTATGATTGCCTTGTTTTACACTCTAAACGAAAAGAGGCTTGAAAGCTTTTCACCTGAAACTCGGTTGGCGATCGCGACTGGTTTTTGTGGTGCCTATACCACTTTCTCAACTTACGGATTAGAAACCTTTACTCAAGTGGATCAAGGTAATGGTACAGTAGCCTTAATTTATTGGTTGGGCAGCATAGTGTTTGGGATGCTTGCGGTGCAAGCGGGTATCCTTTTAGGTAATCTAAAATCCCAATAG
- a CDS encoding dihydrofolate reductase family protein, which yields MRSIQLFIATSLDGYIARTSGAVDWLLTDQDYGYSEFFEQVDTVLMGRKTYEQVLSFGEYPYSEKQGYVFSKTQLQQRDENVEFVSSDEAIFLNELCQGDGKNIWLVGGSEIIHFCLQHEFVHELILSIHPMILGSGIPLIAQDPTLETILELKDTRTYETGLLQVSYTFQKRS from the coding sequence ATGCGCTCAATCCAACTGTTTATTGCTACGAGTTTAGATGGCTATATTGCCCGAACATCAGGAGCCGTCGATTGGCTATTGACAGACCAAGACTACGGCTACAGCGAATTCTTTGAGCAAGTCGATACAGTCTTGATGGGGCGTAAAACCTATGAGCAGGTTTTGAGTTTTGGGGAATATCCTTATTCAGAAAAACAAGGATATGTTTTCTCTAAAACTCAGCTCCAGCAGCGAGATGAAAATGTAGAATTTGTCAGTTCTGATGAGGCTATCTTTCTGAACGAGTTGTGTCAGGGAGATGGCAAAAATATCTGGTTAGTGGGTGGTTCCGAAATCATTCATTTTTGTCTTCAGCATGAGTTTGTCCATGAGCTGATTCTCTCGATTCATCCGATGATTCTGGGCAGTGGTATTCCTCTGATTGCCCAGGACCCCACCTTAGAGACAATCCTGGAGCTGAAGGATACCCGAACTTATGAGACGGGGTTGTTGCAAGTTTCCTACACTTTCCAAAAGCGCTCCTAA